The proteins below are encoded in one region of Drosophila santomea strain STO CAGO 1482 chromosome 2R, Prin_Dsan_1.1, whole genome shotgun sequence:
- the LOC120445226 gene encoding endoplasmic reticulum metallopeptidase 1-like isoform X1 — MREKIDKLQEDTQGRRRLSWYYAPSFLLLWLALFFAIVIPLFNRLPERVTIADEPSRRGEFVAGRAEQQLHDYERIGPKVVGSRANEVETVEFLLGEVDKIKMELRSDLYDLEVDVQLPSGGFLIAGMWNMYQGIQNVIVKLSTKESQSDSYLLINSHFDSKPGSPGSGDDGTMVVVMLEVLRQIATSETPFQHGIIFLFNGAEENALQGAHDFITQHKWAPNCRALINLESGGSGGRDLLFQSGPNTPWLMKYYRQHARHPFATTLAEETWQAGIIPSDTDFRIFRDFGNVPGVDIAQANNGYVYHTAFDTFKVIPGRSIQNTGNNILALARAFANASELSEPENTDDSHAVFFDFLGLFFVYYTESTGIILNSVIGVLSLVLVGCSLWRMSRQSEKMSLGQISIRFLIILLLHLVGLLLCICLPLLMAVLFDAGARSLTYFTSNWLVFGLYVCPAIIGLVLPLTLYFTLLPSDKLSHPYLIQMSLHAEFVVLALLILILTALGTRSQYLCLISLIFYGGAVLINLISTLHDRGYYWSITVLSLQVIPFCYFSYLFYMLLVVFFPITGRNGISSNPDLIIAVLCGICTYFAMGFVAQFINVFRWPKFILLGLGVVSFIFCMIAVSEVGFPYRAKTNVMRVNFMQTKRIFYDYEGAVTHSDSGYYFVYQDRRGLTPLEDSHVNLTGLTSMEPDCDKYVMCGAPCFNSCGGRRRAGWLPRAVDIPGDITLQLLEKSVLPEGNTTRLELELTGPPQMNVFIQPVGVARVTDWSFERKLLEDTYQPPYFVYISYGIDDSPLKFFIELTNSDGDLSGPIIELGVVGHFVSYEFERDAQAREFLAELPDFVHAMEWPSIFKGYIF; from the exons ATGAGAGAGAAGATTGATAAA CTGCAGGAAGATACCCAAGGCAGGCGAAGGTTGTCTTGGTACTATGCCCCTTCCTTTCTGCTCCTCTGGCTGGCCCTCTTCTTTGCCATCGTGATCCCACTGTTCAACAGACTTCCGGAAAGGGTGACCATCGCAGATGAACCCTCTAGGCGAGGAGAGTTCGTGGCGGGAAGGGCGGAACAGCAGCTGCATGATTATGAGCGAATTGGACCCAAAGTTGTGGGCAGTCGAGCGAATGAGGTGGAAACGGTTGAGTTTCTCTTGGGCGAAGTGGACAAGATTAAAATGGAGTTGCGCAGCGATCTCTATGATCTGGAGGTGGACGTTCAGTTGCCCTCCGGCGGATTTTTGATTGCCGGTATGTGGAACATGTACCAAGGCATCCAGAACGTCATCGTTAAGTTGAGTACAAAGGAGTCGCAAAGTGACTCTTACCTGCTGATCAACAGTCATTTCGACTCAAAGCCAGGGAGCCCAG GGTCTGGCGATGATGGCACCATGGTTGTGGTGATGTTGGAGGTCTTGCGACAAATAGCCACATCCGAAACACCATTTCAACACGGTATTATCTTTCTGTTCAACGGCGCCGAAGAAAACGCCCTTCAGGGTGCCCACGACTTTATTACGCAACACAAATGGGCCCCGAATTGCCG AGCCCTTATAAACCTTGAGTCCGGCGGCAGTGGTGGGCGTGATCTCTTATTCCAGAGTGGACCCAATACTCCTTGGCTGATGAAG TACTACAGACAGCATGCGAGACATCCTTTTGCCACTACACTAGCCGAAGAAACGTGGCAGGCTGGAATTATACCATCTGACACGGATTTCCGAATTTTTCGGGACTTCGGAAACGTGCCTG GCGTGGACATCGCGCAGGCTAACAACGGATATGTATACCACACTGCATTCGACACCTTCAAAGTAATTCCAGGACGCTCCATACAGAACACTGGGAACAACATTCTTGCACTTGCGAGGGCTTTCGCGAATGCCAGCGAATTGAGCGAGCCAGAG AACACTGATGATAGCCATGCCGTTTTCTTTGACTTCCTCGGACTGTTTTTTGTGTACTACACGGAGTCCACTGGTATTATACTGAACTCCGTGATTGGAGTGCTAAGTCTGGTTTTGGTTGGGTGCTCCCTCTGGAGGATGTCCCGCCAGTCGGAGAAGATGTCGCTTGGCCAGATTTCGATCCGGTTCCTTATAATCCTGTTACTGCACTTGGTGGGACTTTTGTTGTGCATTTGCCTCCCTCTTCTGATGGCGGTTCTATTCGATGCTGGGGCCCGATCTCTGACCTACTTCACTAGCAACTGGTTGGTTTTTGGCCTATACGTGTGTCCCGCAATCATCGGTCTAGTACTCCCGTTGACCCTCTACTTCACCCTGCTGCCTAGC GATAAACTGAGCCACCCATATCTCATCCAAATGAGTTTGCACGCGGAGTTCGTGGTTTTGGCCTTGCTAATTCTTATTTTGACGGCATTGGGTACTCGTTCCCAATATTTGTGCCTCATATCATTGATCTTTTATGGAGGTGCTGTGTTGATAAATCTGATAAGTACATTGCATGACCGCG GCTACTATTGGTCCATTACTGTGTTATCTCTTCAGGTGATCCCATTTTGCTACTTTTCCTATCTGTTTTACATGTTGCTCGTGGTATTTTTTCCGATCACTGGAAGAAACGGAATAAGCTCAAATCCGGATCTGATTATAGCTGTCTTGTGTGGCATTTGCACGTACTTTGCAATGGGATTTGTA GCTCAATTCATCAATGTGTTCCGCTGGCCAAAGTTCATTCTCCTTGGCTTGGGAGTGGTgtcctttattttttgcatgATTGCTGTTTCGGAGGTGGGATTTCCTTATCGGGCTAAGACCAATGTCATGCGAGTCAATTTCATG CAAACCAAACGCATATTTTACGACTACGAAGGCGCGGTGACGCACAGTGATTCTGGATATTACTTCGTATACCAGGATAGACGTGGTCTAACTCCGCTAGAGGACTCCCATGTCAACCTGACTGGACTAACATCAATGGAGCCCGATTGCGATAAGTACGTCATGTGTGGGGCTCCTTGCTTCAACTCTTGTGGGGGACGAAGAAGGGCTGGTTGGCTGCCCCGGGCTGTGGACATACCCGGGGATATAACCTTGCAGCTATTGGAGAAATCGGTACTGCCGGAAGGCAACACCACTCGACTTGAGTTGGAGCTCACTGGACCGCCCCAAATGAACGTGTTTATCCAGCCAGTGGGAGTTGCTAGGGTCACGGATTGGTCCTTCGAGCGAAAGTTATTAGAGGATACGTACCAACCACCTTACTTTGTGTATATTTCGTACGGAATAGACGACAGTCCTCTGAagttttttattgaattgacG AATTCCGATGGTGATCTTAGTGGTCCTATAATCGAACTAGGAGTTGTTGGACATTTTGTCAGCTACGAATTTGAAAGAGATGCACAGGCTCGGGAATTTTTGGCCGAGTTACCTGACTTTGTTCACGCAATGGAATGGCCCTCTATTTTTAaaggatatatattttag
- the LOC120445226 gene encoding endoplasmic reticulum metallopeptidase 1-like isoform X2: protein MREKIDKEDTQGRRRLSWYYAPSFLLLWLALFFAIVIPLFNRLPERVTIADEPSRRGEFVAGRAEQQLHDYERIGPKVVGSRANEVETVEFLLGEVDKIKMELRSDLYDLEVDVQLPSGGFLIAGMWNMYQGIQNVIVKLSTKESQSDSYLLINSHFDSKPGSPGSGDDGTMVVVMLEVLRQIATSETPFQHGIIFLFNGAEENALQGAHDFITQHKWAPNCRALINLESGGSGGRDLLFQSGPNTPWLMKYYRQHARHPFATTLAEETWQAGIIPSDTDFRIFRDFGNVPGVDIAQANNGYVYHTAFDTFKVIPGRSIQNTGNNILALARAFANASELSEPENTDDSHAVFFDFLGLFFVYYTESTGIILNSVIGVLSLVLVGCSLWRMSRQSEKMSLGQISIRFLIILLLHLVGLLLCICLPLLMAVLFDAGARSLTYFTSNWLVFGLYVCPAIIGLVLPLTLYFTLLPSDKLSHPYLIQMSLHAEFVVLALLILILTALGTRSQYLCLISLIFYGGAVLINLISTLHDRGYYWSITVLSLQVIPFCYFSYLFYMLLVVFFPITGRNGISSNPDLIIAVLCGICTYFAMGFVAQFINVFRWPKFILLGLGVVSFIFCMIAVSEVGFPYRAKTNVMRVNFMQTKRIFYDYEGAVTHSDSGYYFVYQDRRGLTPLEDSHVNLTGLTSMEPDCDKYVMCGAPCFNSCGGRRRAGWLPRAVDIPGDITLQLLEKSVLPEGNTTRLELELTGPPQMNVFIQPVGVARVTDWSFERKLLEDTYQPPYFVYISYGIDDSPLKFFIELTNSDGDLSGPIIELGVVGHFVSYEFERDAQAREFLAELPDFVHAMEWPSIFKGYIF, encoded by the exons ATGAGAGAGAAGATTGATAAA GAAGATACCCAAGGCAGGCGAAGGTTGTCTTGGTACTATGCCCCTTCCTTTCTGCTCCTCTGGCTGGCCCTCTTCTTTGCCATCGTGATCCCACTGTTCAACAGACTTCCGGAAAGGGTGACCATCGCAGATGAACCCTCTAGGCGAGGAGAGTTCGTGGCGGGAAGGGCGGAACAGCAGCTGCATGATTATGAGCGAATTGGACCCAAAGTTGTGGGCAGTCGAGCGAATGAGGTGGAAACGGTTGAGTTTCTCTTGGGCGAAGTGGACAAGATTAAAATGGAGTTGCGCAGCGATCTCTATGATCTGGAGGTGGACGTTCAGTTGCCCTCCGGCGGATTTTTGATTGCCGGTATGTGGAACATGTACCAAGGCATCCAGAACGTCATCGTTAAGTTGAGTACAAAGGAGTCGCAAAGTGACTCTTACCTGCTGATCAACAGTCATTTCGACTCAAAGCCAGGGAGCCCAG GGTCTGGCGATGATGGCACCATGGTTGTGGTGATGTTGGAGGTCTTGCGACAAATAGCCACATCCGAAACACCATTTCAACACGGTATTATCTTTCTGTTCAACGGCGCCGAAGAAAACGCCCTTCAGGGTGCCCACGACTTTATTACGCAACACAAATGGGCCCCGAATTGCCG AGCCCTTATAAACCTTGAGTCCGGCGGCAGTGGTGGGCGTGATCTCTTATTCCAGAGTGGACCCAATACTCCTTGGCTGATGAAG TACTACAGACAGCATGCGAGACATCCTTTTGCCACTACACTAGCCGAAGAAACGTGGCAGGCTGGAATTATACCATCTGACACGGATTTCCGAATTTTTCGGGACTTCGGAAACGTGCCTG GCGTGGACATCGCGCAGGCTAACAACGGATATGTATACCACACTGCATTCGACACCTTCAAAGTAATTCCAGGACGCTCCATACAGAACACTGGGAACAACATTCTTGCACTTGCGAGGGCTTTCGCGAATGCCAGCGAATTGAGCGAGCCAGAG AACACTGATGATAGCCATGCCGTTTTCTTTGACTTCCTCGGACTGTTTTTTGTGTACTACACGGAGTCCACTGGTATTATACTGAACTCCGTGATTGGAGTGCTAAGTCTGGTTTTGGTTGGGTGCTCCCTCTGGAGGATGTCCCGCCAGTCGGAGAAGATGTCGCTTGGCCAGATTTCGATCCGGTTCCTTATAATCCTGTTACTGCACTTGGTGGGACTTTTGTTGTGCATTTGCCTCCCTCTTCTGATGGCGGTTCTATTCGATGCTGGGGCCCGATCTCTGACCTACTTCACTAGCAACTGGTTGGTTTTTGGCCTATACGTGTGTCCCGCAATCATCGGTCTAGTACTCCCGTTGACCCTCTACTTCACCCTGCTGCCTAGC GATAAACTGAGCCACCCATATCTCATCCAAATGAGTTTGCACGCGGAGTTCGTGGTTTTGGCCTTGCTAATTCTTATTTTGACGGCATTGGGTACTCGTTCCCAATATTTGTGCCTCATATCATTGATCTTTTATGGAGGTGCTGTGTTGATAAATCTGATAAGTACATTGCATGACCGCG GCTACTATTGGTCCATTACTGTGTTATCTCTTCAGGTGATCCCATTTTGCTACTTTTCCTATCTGTTTTACATGTTGCTCGTGGTATTTTTTCCGATCACTGGAAGAAACGGAATAAGCTCAAATCCGGATCTGATTATAGCTGTCTTGTGTGGCATTTGCACGTACTTTGCAATGGGATTTGTA GCTCAATTCATCAATGTGTTCCGCTGGCCAAAGTTCATTCTCCTTGGCTTGGGAGTGGTgtcctttattttttgcatgATTGCTGTTTCGGAGGTGGGATTTCCTTATCGGGCTAAGACCAATGTCATGCGAGTCAATTTCATG CAAACCAAACGCATATTTTACGACTACGAAGGCGCGGTGACGCACAGTGATTCTGGATATTACTTCGTATACCAGGATAGACGTGGTCTAACTCCGCTAGAGGACTCCCATGTCAACCTGACTGGACTAACATCAATGGAGCCCGATTGCGATAAGTACGTCATGTGTGGGGCTCCTTGCTTCAACTCTTGTGGGGGACGAAGAAGGGCTGGTTGGCTGCCCCGGGCTGTGGACATACCCGGGGATATAACCTTGCAGCTATTGGAGAAATCGGTACTGCCGGAAGGCAACACCACTCGACTTGAGTTGGAGCTCACTGGACCGCCCCAAATGAACGTGTTTATCCAGCCAGTGGGAGTTGCTAGGGTCACGGATTGGTCCTTCGAGCGAAAGTTATTAGAGGATACGTACCAACCACCTTACTTTGTGTATATTTCGTACGGAATAGACGACAGTCCTCTGAagttttttattgaattgacG AATTCCGATGGTGATCTTAGTGGTCCTATAATCGAACTAGGAGTTGTTGGACATTTTGTCAGCTACGAATTTGAAAGAGATGCACAGGCTCGGGAATTTTTGGCCGAGTTACCTGACTTTGTTCACGCAATGGAATGGCCCTCTATTTTTAaaggatatatattttag
- the LOC120446410 gene encoding endoplasmic reticulum metallopeptidase 1, producing the protein MEEKTDKENPIDTELVEFLSVPKVNARRKRLSWYYAPSFLLLWLALFYAIVIPLYYKLPDRVTISEESHRPGEFVAERAQQYLYTYDRIGPKVTGSYANEVTTVEFLVSEAEKIRAEMRSDLYDLEVDVQSPTGGYVFNDMVNMYQGIHNVIVKLSSKSSQSESYLLLNSHFDSKPGSPGSGDDGTMVVVMMEVLRQMAISPIPFEHPIVFLFNGAEENPLQASHGFITQHKWAEKCKAFINLEVGGSGGRDLLFQSGPNNPWLMKYYRQHAKHPFATTMAEEIFQSGVLPSDSDFRIFRDYGNIAGLDIAQVENGYVYHTAFDTYENVPGRSIQNSGNNVLALVRAYSNASELYNTESDDNHAVFFDFLGLFFVYYTETTGIVLNCVIGVLSLVVVGCSLWRMCRQSEKASLPQISIWFLSILGLHVVGFLLCICLPLLMAVLFDAGDRSLTYFTSTWLLFGLYVCPAIIGLVLPLTLYFTLLPNERLSHAYQLQLSLHAHLVVQALLAIILTAMGLRSQYLCLISMIFYAGALLINLVSTLHDRGYYWAPIVVFLQVLPFSYFCYLFYMFLVIFIPVLGRNGYSTNPDLIVGLLCGVCVFFALGYAAQLINMFRWPKLILLGLGVTTFIFCMIAVSDVGFPYRAKTNVMRANCLHTRRIFYEHDGSVSRSDSGYYFNYQDRRAFDPLQDSALNLTGLEPVANSCDDYVMCGIPCFYYSWCKWRQWDGWLPRESEVILPGELTLDFLGYTVLESGTVARYQFELAGPAHMNLFIQPVGSAKVDDWSFVRKMLDEPEEFQPPYQIFHSYGTDNTSLKFFIDMEKPDGSFDTPTLELAAVGHWVSFEYERDAEAKDFVAAFPDFVHVMEWPSIFKRYIF; encoded by the exons ATGGAGGAAAAGACAGATAAA GAGAATCCCATCGACACCGAACTTGTCGAGTTCCTTTCGGTGCCGAAAGTAAACGCCCGCAGGAAGCGATTGTCCTGGTACTATGCCCCCTCCTTCCTGCTCCTCTGGCTGGCGCTCTTCTATGCCATTGTGATCCCGCTCTACTACAAACTTCCGGACCGGGTGACCATATCCGAGGAGTCACACAGGCCAGGCGAATTCGTCGCAGAACGGGCACAGCAATATCTGTACACATACGACCGCATTGGACCCAAAGTAACTGGCAGCTATGCGAACGAGGTAACCACGGTGGAGTTTCTCGTAAGCGAAGCAGAAAAGATCCGTGCAGAGATGCGTAGTGACCTCTACGACCTCGAAGTGGACGTCCAGTCACCAACGGGTGGATACGTCTTCAACGACATGGTTAACATGTACCAGGGAATTCACAATGTGATCGTCAAACTAAGTTCGAAGAGCTCCCAGAGCGAGTCCTACCTGTTGCTCAACAGCCATTTCGACTCAAAGCCAGGAAGCCCAG GTTCCGGTGATGATGGCACAATGGTTGTGGTCATGATGGAGGTCCTCCGTCAAATGGCGATATCGCCGATCCCATTCGAGCATCCTATTGTCTTCCTATTCAACGGAGCCGAGGAAAATCCTCTTCAGGCTTCCCACGGGTTTATTACGCAACACAAGTGGGCGGAAAAGTGCAA GGCCTTTATCAACCTCGAAGTGGGCGGAAGCGGAGGACGTGACCTATTATTCCAGAGCGGTCCGAATAATCCTTGGCTAATGAAG TACTATAGGCAGCACGCAAAGCACCCGTTCGCGACCACAATGGCGGAGGAGATCTTTCAGAGTGGGGTTTTACCCTCTGACTCAGACTTTCGAATTTTCCGGGATTATGGTAACATAGCTG GTCTGGACATTGCCCAGGTTGAGAACGGATACGTTTACCACACAGCCTTTGACACCTATGAGAACGTACCTGGTCGATCCATCCAGAACTCCGGAAACAATGTCCTTGCTCTGGTGCGTGCTTACAGCAATGCCAGTGAGTTGTATAACACAGAG AGTGACGACAACCATGCAGTGTTCTTTGACTTCCTCGGACTCTTCTTCGTGTACTACACAGAGACCACTGGCATTGTCCTGAACTGTGTGATTGGAGTGCTAAGTCTGGTTGTGGTTGGCTGCTCCCTCTGGAGAATGTGCCGCCAGTCGGAGAAGGCGTCTCTTCCTCAAATTTCGATTTGGTTCCTCAGTATATTGGGACTGCACGTGGTGGGCTTTCTGCTGTGCATCTGCCTCCCTCTTCTGATGGCGGTTCTTTTCGATGCTGGAGATCGATCTCTGACCTACTTCACTAGCACCTGGTTGCTGTTTGGCCTCTACGTGTGCCCCGCAATCATCGGTCTAGTACTCCCGTTGACCCTCTACTTCACCCTGCTGCCCAAT GAAAGACTAAGCCACGCTTACCAGCTGCAGCTCAGTTTGCACGCTCACCTGGTAGTCCAGGCTCTGTTGGCCATCATCTTGACCGCCATGGGCCTCCGATCGCAGTACCTGTGCCTTATTTCGATGATCTTCTATGCAGGGGCTCTCCTGATTAACCTAGTAAGCACGCTGCACGATCGTG GCTACTATTGGGCCCCGATTGTGGTGTTTCTGCAAGTGCTACCGTTTTCGTACTTCTGCTACTTGTTCTACATGTTTCTCGTGATCTTCATTCCCGTGCTGGGAAGGAATGGCTACAGTACAAATCCAGACCTTATCGTTGGCCTACTGTGCGGCGTTTGCGTCTTTTTTGCTCTAGGATATGCG GCTCAGCTAATTAACATGTTCCGCTGGCCAAAGCTCATACTTCTCGGATTGGGAGTAACGACCTTTATCTTTTGCATGATAGCTGTTTCAGATGTGGGATTCCCCTACCGAGCCAAGACGAATGTAATGCGAGCCAACTGCTTG CACACTCGCCGCATCTTCTATGAGCACGATGGTTCAGTGAGTCGCAGTGATTCCGGCTACTACTTCAACTACCAGGATAGGAGGGCATTCGACCCACTCCAGGACTCTGCACTTAACCTGACCGGACTGGAACCGGTAGCCAATAGCTGTGATGATTACGTGATGTGCGGCATTCCATGCTTCTACTACAGCTGGTGCAAGTGGCGCCAGTGGGATGGATGGTTGCCTCGCGAATCGGAGGTGATCTTACCCGGCGAACTTACCCTGGACTTTCTGGGATATACGGTGTTGGAGTCTGGAACAGTCGCTCGTTACCAATTCGAGTTGGCCGGACCGGCACACATGAATTTGTTCATCCAGCCGGTGGGATCCGCCAAGGTGGATGACTGGTCATTTGTGAGGAAAATGCTGGACGAACCGGAGGAGTTCCAGCCGCCGTACCAGATCTTCCATTCCTATGGCACTGATAACACCTCTTTAAAGTTCTTCATCGATATGGAGAAACCTGATGGTAGTTTTGATACTCCCACTTTGGAACTCGCAGCTGTTGGACACTGGGTCAGCTTCGAGTACGAAAGGGATGCAGAGGCTAAAGATTTTGTGGCCGCCTTTCCCGACTTTGTTCACGTCATGGAATGGCCATCTATATTTAAGCGATATATTTTTTAG